The region GGACATTTAGTTCTACTTCTCTTTAATCCACAACAACCTGGCCACATTAGGCCCTGGATTTTCCCATTGACTCGGCATCTCTGCGGTCAGATAGATCACGTCTCCGGCGCGGATAGTGTAAGTAGCATTGCTGATAACCATTTTTAATTTGCCTGAAAGGACATAGCCTATCTCCTCGCCTTTGT is a window of Thermodesulfobacteriota bacterium DNA encoding:
- a CDS encoding cupin domain-containing protein, whose translation is MGYVLSGKLKMVISNATYTIRAGDVIYLTAEMPSQWENPGPNVARLLWIKEK